In one Rhopalosiphum padi isolate XX-2018 chromosome 3, ASM2088224v1, whole genome shotgun sequence genomic region, the following are encoded:
- the LOC132925804 gene encoding piggyBac transposable element-derived protein 4-like, which yields MWMGLNPLPTLASYWSKNEMYQTHIPKYMTRNRFELLLRTFHCSNNQICPRGDRLYKVRGLVDMLVSKYKVCNIPGENLCIDESVIPFVGRLSFRQYIKNKRHRYGIKIFKLCINDGYTIGFKIYAGQEAIPGVAVSTKIVMELAADYLDEGRTMFTDNWYTSVSLANELLSRSTNLVGTLRSNRKFNPKDVINAKLKKGEIKSSQNENNTVIMKWKDKRDVLMLSKKHKDNLIETTNKRAQKLFKPKMVMDYNKAKGFVDISDLRNSYHSPLRRSLKWYRKIAFEILLNTSLLNALTLFNTVTGNKMGVTEFRENIVQALLMKTTNIPMISKPTEGEIHKIVNSNRGRCSNCYFEMVQQGGREHAQKITRKFVLVEVNVHNYKLGAYIRIQDQKT from the exons ATGTGGATGGGGTTAAATCCACTACCAACTTTGGCAAGTTATTGGAGCAAAAATGAAATGTATCAAACACATATTCCTAAGTATATGACCAGAAACAGATTCGAGTTGCTTTTGAGAACTTTTCATTGTTCAAACAATCAAATATGTCCTAGAGGTGACAGATTGTATAAAGTTCGTGGTTTGGTTGATATGCTAGTGAGCAAATATAAAGTATGCAACATACCAGGGGAAAATTTGTGTATTGACGAATCGGTGATTCCATTTGTTGGACGTTTGTCGTTCcgtcaatacataaaaaataaaaggcaTCGATAcggcataaaaatatttaaattatgtataaatgatgGGTATACTattggatttaaaatatatgctgGTCAAGAAGCTATCCCGGGAGTGGCAGTTTCAACGAAAATTGTAATGGAGTTAGCTGCAGATTATTTAGATGAGGGTAGAACCATGTTTACAGACAACTGGTACACATCAGTCAGTTTAGCAAATGAACTTTTAAGCCGATCAACTAATCTTGTAGGTACATTACGTTCTAACAGGAAGTTTAACCCAAAAGACGTAATAAACGCTAAATTAAAGAAAGGTGAAATAAAATCAAgccaaaatgaaaataataccgTGATTATGAAGTGGAAGGACAAACGCGATGTACTTATGTTGTCAAAAAAACACAAAGACAATTTAATAGAAACAACTAATAAACGTGctcaaaaattattcaaaccAAAAATGGTAATGGATTATAATAAGGCAAAAGGTTTTGTCGATATTTCTGATTTGAGAAATTCTTACCACTCACCACTTCGTCGATCATTAAAATGGTATAGAAAAATTGCATTCgaaattttactaaatacaaGTTTATTAAATGCATTGACATTATTTAATACTGTGACTGGTAATAAAATGGGTGTGACAGAATTTAGAGAAAATATAGTTCAAGCTTTACTAATGAAAACAACCAACATACCAATGATATCCAAACCAACTGAAGGAGAAATTCATAAGATTGTTAATTCTAATCGTGGTAGGTGTTCAAATTGTTATTTCGAAATGGTTCAACAAGGTGGAAGGGAACACGCACAAAAAATTACACGTAAA tttgtaTTGGTTGAGGTGAATGTACACAATTACAAATTAGGAGCCTACATAAGAATACAAGATCAGAAGACGTGA
- the LOC132925805 gene encoding zinc finger MYM-type protein 1-like, translating into MADETSDVGHHEQMAVAVRYFDEDLCKPVEQFIGIQRLTAVDANTIFNSLTNKIAQLNINWTSVIAVCFDGASAMSGKFNSVQSKVKEINPSAMYVHCYGHCLNLVLVDSLGNKNRVVFDFFGCVQLIYSFIEGSPVRHAVFEKIVNETNSRLKTLKTLSTTRWACRAEAVTAVEKNFSSVIQCLEEISENTKYSEVRAKANGLICQMKNFNFIFALYMLKPILIQIQIVSAQLQAPNLNLLDAVSIVNALKKSISELRNDEDNYSKLYEKVLTEDCYKN; encoded by the exons ATGGCCGACGAAACTAGTGACGTGGGACACCATGAACAGATGGCTGTGGCTGTACGCTACTTTGATGAAGATTTATGTAAGCCCGTTGAGCAATTTATTGGTATTCAACGTTTGACTGCAGTAGAtgctaatacaatatttaatagctTAACAAACAAAATTGCGCAGTTAAATATCAATTGGACATCGGTTATAGCTGTATGTTTTGATGGAGCTTCAGCTATGAGTGGAAAATTTAATAGTGTACAGTCTAAAGTCAAAGAAATCAATCCATCTGCAATGTATGTTCACTGCTATGGCCATTGCCTAAATCTGGTATTGGTTGATAGCTTAGGGAATAAAAACCgggttgtttttgatttttttggatGTGTCCAGCTAATTTACAGTTTCATTGAAGGGAGTCCAGTGAGGCATgctgtttttgaaaaaattgttaatgaaaCAAATTCCAGATTGAAAACTCTCAAAACACTTTCAACAACTAGATGGGCATGTCGTGCGGAAGCTGTTACAGCTGTAGAAAAAAACTTTTCTTCTGTTATTCAGTGTCTTGAAGAAATTTCTGAAAACACTAAATATTCAGAGGTGAGGGCTAAAGCAAATGGTCTTATCTGTCAAATGAAAAATTTCAACTTTATTTTTgcattatatatgttaaaacctatattaatacaaatccAAATTGTCAGTGCTCAATTACAAGCACCCAACTTGAATTTATTAGATGCAGTATCTATTGTAAATGCATTGAAAAAATCTATTAGTGAGTTAAGAAACGACGAAGATAACTATTCTAAACTTTATGAAAAAGTTCTTACT GAAGATTGCTACAAAAATTGA
- the LOC132925806 gene encoding zinc finger MYM-type protein 1-like, protein MCTNNSLCDPDDPVNPIPSLQLERKERILKGAFQPKLKMYPRTQFGNRARSFQSSWYDDFSWLEYSVKLDRAFCFVCRMFNTAPGLNAGQVDFAFSQKGFKNWSTSTTKFKKHQNSISHNFSMTAYHNFSNCKPIDVTLDESRLVSISEREKQRLHNRNIMHRLIDITLCLAKSGKPFRGHLEKSSDVCKGLFLDIVDI, encoded by the exons ATGTGTACtaaca ATTCACTATGTGACCCTGATGATCCTGTAAACCCAATACCATCTCTTCAGTTAGAACGAAAAGAGCGAATACTTAAAGGGGCATTccaaccaaaattaaaaatgtatcccaGGACACAGTTTGGAAATAGAGCACGGAGTTTCCAAAGTTCCTGGTATGATGATTTTAGCTGGTTAGAATATAGTGTGAAACTTGACAGAGCATTTTGTTTCGTATGTCGGATGTTTAATACAGCTCCAGGGTTAAATGCCGGACAAGTAGACTTTGCTTTTTCACaaaaaggttttaaaaattGGAGTACTTCtactacaaaatttaaaaaacaccaAAATTCAATCTCCCATAATTTTAGCATGACAGCGTATCATAACTTTTCAAATTGTAAACCAATTGATGTTACCTTGGATGAATCTAGATTAGTATCTATTAGTGAAAGAGAAAAGCAGCGTTTGCACAATCGTAACATCATGCATCGATTGATAGATATTACTTTGTGTTTAGCTAAAAGTGGCAAACCATTTAGAGGGCACTTAGAAAAAAGTTCAGATGTGTGTAAgggtttatttttagatattgtggacatttaa
- the LOC132925807 gene encoding zinc finger BED domain-containing protein 4-like encodes MNQDRRTSDIWKHFSKVDSSQAKCEICKKKYSYKTSLSNLKKHLNNSHLIYLYTENNTLQNEPDVDVVNPVPSTSSCVQTVRDLSIGKEPGSSIVNQATGIHEMTPILKLNPLKRRQLAITNFTPKKISVDGQKKLDNSLMKLFIKDLQPFSVVEDTGFKEFVNMLNPGYKIPNRHSISKTLIPAAYEKCVNEVKETISNELVTACLTTDCWTSRDNKSYIAITVHFIDNNFNLKSILLSCHSFIENHTSENLAEQINKTLNAWNLKSKIVFSVSDNAYNIQNALAQLKFKHFGCFAHTLNLIVQSALKKENDLIDKVKNICTHFRKSTNANNKLIAYQKNIGIDNPLKVLQDVATRWNATFYMLERFVQLETSIRGTMGLLDNAPPCLNSDEWTAIKEFCNILRPFEEATRAVSGDQYMTASLVIVIAQGLKNVCEQMKNENYSLRTLGLVNNLLNGMRDRQSWRNIENSKTLKICTFLDPRFKIIPFNHNENMINSVKSDIVERTAQIISKSRSESTSIEDEPQTSIQPSDTLTPEVKRFSIWESIDKCVSQMQPSTGTSTSRAIVEVQRYLEEPVLKRNCDPLKWWQDHKYNYPFLNVLARKTLCCLGSSVPCERVFSKAGLLISDRRCCLNSKKAEMLLFLNQNA; translated from the coding sequence aaTGAGCCTGATGTTGATGTCGTCAATCCCGTACCTTCTACATCTTCATGTGTACAAACAGTAAGGGACCTTAGTATAGGAAAAGAACCGGGCAGTAGTATTGTTAATCAGGCAACTGGTATACATGAGATGACAccaattttaaaactgaatcCGTTGAAACGTAGGCAGTTGGCAATTACAAACTTTACTCCTAAAAAAATTTCTGTTGACGgccaaaaaaaattagataattcaCTCatgaaactttttataaaagatCTACAACCTTTTAGTGTGGTAGAAGATACAGGATTTAAAGAGTTTGTGAACATGTTAAATCCTGGCTACAAAATTCCCAACCGGCATTCGATTTCCAAAACACTTATTCCAGCAGCTTATGAAAAATGTGTGAATGAGGTTAAAGAAACAATATCAAATGAATTAGTAACAGCTTGTTTGACGACTGATTGCTGGACATCTAGAGATAACAAAAGTTACATTGCCATAACTGTTCATTTTATtgacaacaattttaatttgaagtctatattattaagttgtCATTCATTCATTGAGAACCACACAAGTGAGAATCTTGCTGagcaaattaataaaacattaaatgcaTGGAACTTgaaaagtaaaattgtattttctgtaTCTGACAACGCTTACAACATTCAAAATGCATTAGcacagttaaaatttaaacattttggttGTTTTGCCCATACACTTAATCTGATTGTCCAGTCtgcattaaaaaaagaaaacgatCTCATTGATAAAGTCAAAAACATTTGTACTCATTTTCGCAAAAGTACAAAtgcaaataacaaattaattgcatatcaaaaaaatatagggATCGATAATCCACTAAAAGTCTTACAAGATGTAGCCACGAGGTGGAATGCTACATTCTACATGCTAGAGCGCTTTGTACAGCTGGAGACTTCTATACGGGGAACAATGGGACTTTTAGATAATGCGCCACCTTGTTTGAATTCTGATGAATGGACAGCTATCAAGGAGTTCTGTAACATTTTACGACCTTTTGAAGAAGCTACTAGAGCAGTGAGTGGAGATCAATACATGACTGCTTCATTAGTTATAGTTATTGCTCAAGGGTTGAAAAATGTCTGCgaacaaatgaaaaatgaaaattattctctCAGAACTTTAGGTTtagtcaataatttattgaatggtATGAGAGACCGCCAAAGCTGgagaaatattgaaaatagtaagaccttaaaaatatgtacattccTTGATCCACGGTTCAAAATCATACCATTCAACCACAatgaaaacatgataaattcAGTAAAGAGTGATATAGTAGAGCGTACAGCACAGATTATTTCGAAATCCAGATCAGAATCTACATCGATTGAAGATGAACCACAGACGTCTATCCAGCCATCTGACACATTGACGCCTGAAGTAAAGCGATTTTCAATTTGGGAATCAATCGATAAATGTGTTTCCCAAATGCAGCCTTCAACTGGAACATCAACTTCAAGGGCTATAGTAGAGGTGCAACGTTATTTAGAAGAACCAGTATTAAAAAGAAACTGTGATCCACTAAAATGGTGGCAAGATCACAAGTATAATTacccatttttaaatgttttggccAGGAAGACGTTATGTTGTCTAGGATCGTCTGTTCCATGCGAGCGGGTATTTTCTAAAGCAGGCCTTTTAATATCTGATCGCCGTTGTTGCTTAAACTCAAAAAAAGCAGAaatgttgttgtttttaaatcaaaatgcaTAA